A region of Perognathus longimembris pacificus isolate PPM17 chromosome 19, ASM2315922v1, whole genome shotgun sequence DNA encodes the following proteins:
- the LOC125367540 gene encoding basic proline-rich protein-like, producing the protein MELKETLSHVGVLCSAQLAEVATVSLVHMYRLFQGPVRNNGYLFVDANVSRHQKSDEKAELCVREPRRRRETVNTTSELRSKPLSRPAGHGDAPEGRGREDSPQRGRRRAGAPRRAGGERRGPPPTAATTHKRHHPRLPPPTAATTHECHHPRLPPPTAATTHGCHHPRVPPPTAATTHKRHHPRLPPPTAATTHECHLPRAPPPTAATTHERHLPRLPPPTSATTHERHHPRLPPPTSATSHGCHLPRAPPPTSATTHGCHHPRAPPPTSATTHGCHHPRVPPPTSATTHERHHPRVPPPTAATTHECHHPRLPPPTSATTHERHHPRLPHPTSDTSHGCHHPRLPPPTSATTHERHHPRLPPPTAATTHERHHPRLPPPTSATTHGCHHPRLPPPTSATTHGCHHPRVPPPTAATTHERHHPRLPPPTAATTHGCHHPRAPPPTAATSHERHHPRAPPPTSATTHERHHPRVTPPTAATTHGCHHPRAPPPTAATTHERHHPRAPPPTAATSHERHHPRAPPPTSATTHGCHHPRVPPPTSATTHERHHPRVPPPTSATTHGCHHPRAPPPTAATTHGCHHPRAPPPTSATSHERHHPRAPPPTSATSHGCHHPRAPPPTAATSHGCHHPRAPPPTAATTHGCHHPRLPPPTSATTHGCHHPRLPPPTAATTHGCHHPRAPPPTAATTHERHHPRLPPPTAATREPLCLGDGIYVLSL; encoded by the exons ATGGAGTTGAAG gagACATTATCACATGTCGGGGTCCTTTGCAGTGCTCAGTTGGCTGAAGTCGCCACCGTCTCGCTAGTGCATATGTACAGGTTATTCCAGGGCCCGGTGAGAAACAACGGCTACTTGTTTGTAGATGCGAACGTTTCCAGGCACCAG AAAAGCGATGAGAAGGCCGAGCTGTGTGTCAGAGAGCCGAGAAGACGCCGAGAAACGGTGAACACAACATCAGAGCTGAGGTCAAAACCATTGAGTAGACCAGCAGGCCACGGGGACGCTCCCGAGGGCCGGGGGAGAGAGGACAGTCCCCAGCGAGGGCGGCGGAGAGCCGGCGCTCCCCGAAGAGCAGGTGGGGAGCGACGTGGGCCACCACCCACGGCTGCCACCACCCACAAGCGCCACCACCCACGGCTGCCACCACCCACGGCTGCCACCACCCACGAGTGCCACCACCCACGGCTGCCACCACCCACGGCTGCCACCACCCACGGCTGCCACCACCCACGAGTGCCACCACCCACGGCTGCCACCACCCACAAGCGCCACCACCCACGGCTGCCACCACCCACGGCTGCCACCACCCACGAGTGCCACCTCCCACGAGCGCCACCACCCACGGCTGCCACCACCCACGAGCGCCACCTCCCACGGCTGCCACCTCCCACGAGTGCCACCACCCACGAGCGCCACCACCCACGGCTGCCACCACCCACGAGCGCCACCTCCCACGGCTGCCACCTCCCACGAGCGCCACCACCCACGAGCGCCACCACCCACGGCTGCCACCACCCACGAGCGCCACCACCCACGAGTGCCACCACCCACGGCTGCCACCACCCACGAGTGCCACCACCCACGAGTGCCACCACCCACGAGCGCCACCACCCACGAGTGCCACCACCCACGGCTGCCACCACCCACGAGTGCCACCACCCACGGCTGCCACCTCCCACGAGCGCCACCACCCACGAGCGCCACCACCCACGGCTGCCACATCCCACGAGTGACACCTCCCACGGCTGCCACCACCCACGGCTGCCACCACCCACGAGCGCCACCACCCACGAGCGCCACCACCCACGGCTGCCACCACCCACGGCTGCCACCACCCACGAGCGCCACCACCCACGGCTGCCACCACCCACGAGTGCCACCACCCACGGCTGCCACCACCCACGGCTGCCACCACCCACGAGCGCCACCACCCACGGCTGCCACCACCCACGAGTGCCACCACCCACGGCTGCCACCACCCACGAGCGCCACCACCCACGGCTGCCACCACCCACGGCTGCCACCACCCACGGCTGCCACCACCCACGAGCGCCACCACCCACGGCTGCCACCTCCCACGAGCGCCACCACCCACGAGCGCCACCTCCCACGAGCGCCACCACCCACGAGCGCCACCACCCACGAGTGACACCACCCACGGCTGCCACCACCCACGGCTGCCACCACCCACGAGCGCCACCACCCACGGCTGCCACCACCCACGAGCGCCACCACCCACGAGCGCCACCACCCACGGCTGCCACCTCCCACGAGCGCCACCACCCACGAGCGCCACCTCCCACGAGCGCCACCACCCACGGCTGCCACCACCCACGAGTGCCACCTCCCACGAGTGCCACCACCCACGAGCGCCACCACCCACGAGTGCCACCACCCACGAGCGCCACCACCCACGGCTGCCACCACCCACGAGCGCCACCACCCACGGCTGCCACCACCCACGGCTGCCACCACCCACGAGCGCCACCACCCACGAGCGCCACCTCCCACGAGCGCCACCACCCACGAGCGCCACCACCCACGAGCGCCACCTCCCACGGCTGCCACCACCCACGAGCGCCACCACCCACGGCTGCCACCTCCCACGGCTGCCACCACCCACGAGCGCCACCTCCCACGGCTGCCACCACCCACGGCTGCCACCACCCACGGCTGCCACCACCCACGAGCGCCACCACCCACGGCTGCCACCACCCACGGCTGCCACCACCCACGGCTGCCACCACCCACGGCTGCCACCACCCACGAGCGCCACCACCCACGGCTGCCACCACCCACGAGCGCCACCACCCACGGCTGCCACCTCCCACGGCTGCCACGCGGGAGCCTCTCTGTCTT GGAGACGGCATCTACGTCCTCTCCCTTTGA
- the Med10 gene encoding mediator of RNA polymerase II transcription subunit 10: MAEKFDHLEEHLEKFVENIRQLGIIVSDFQPSSQAGLNQKLNFIVTGLQDIDKCRQQLHDITVPLEVFEYIDQGRNPQLYTKECLERALAKHEQVKGKIDTMKKFKTLLIQELSKVFPEDMAKYRSIRGEDHPPS; this comes from the exons ATGGCGGAGAAGTTTGACCACCTGGAGGAGCACCTGGAGAAGTTCGTGGAGAACATTCGGCAGCTCGGCATCATCGTCAGCGACTTCCAGCCCAGCAGCCAGGCCGGGCTCAACCAGAAGCT GAATTTTATAGTGACTGGCCTACAGGATATCGACAAGTGCCGACAGCAGCTTCATGACATTACTGTGCCTTTAGAAGTTTTTGA ATATATAGATCAAGGTCGAAACCCCCAGCTTTACACCAAAGAGTGCCTAGAGAGGGCTCTGGCCAAACATGAGCAAGTGAAAGGCAAGATTGACACAATGAAG aaatttaaaacctTGCTGATTCAGGAACTTTCTAAAGTGTTTCCGGAAGACATGGCTAAATATCGGAGCATCCGGGGAGAGGATCACCCCCCCTCCTAA